Proteins encoded in a region of the Planococcus citri chromosome 1, ihPlaCitr1.1, whole genome shotgun sequence genome:
- the lilli gene encoding dentin sialophosphoprotein isoform X2 produces MKAGNYSMKAVADLSSKSGYERERLREREREARAQMTYEADQRASQDMMNSAPLFGEIVRVNPKSNDKERQQIERKLGRFEDVKHLLADQDVTNLFGVDGQPPPSPAPSISSSSSSSIVGHEFKKPNACLQTHQTKSSHHHHHHHHHHSSSSAQRNSFAKPSVEAKMSYTNRGNFYPGGSSASAKHGNVTSINNVSSTFSTKNGGSNIAPNLSLSGGNSNSLSATNYHYGGAASGKNSSSMSHDYASRIQHSMAKNLPKLNCEVRDSLRGLDSNDDHASISQTNVENILDEMTSGVRTPLTAIAATPRKEVESKFTFNPISGKVESLLPLPRTSIDKGSKTSTANNALGPTVGRSSFMPSSSAFRNDQVTNVLQPYCLTSPVLPSAGGSNAVARNGGYAYPASTALVASSSANKERMDSSVVLPNLKSDLSLSEDTDDGDGAENDNDEDDNDCDDEDDDDDEDDDDDEDDEDERRIRGRRQHSKSASATDEKDCNKYKIAAAAAVAGGSAFTTKKEPMSTPPKMDDMRKDEAGAASEMRNSSSSDDSDSDSGSESEDSSSDSPSPPSLPLPVVTEQEESKHRWNLKNFLPPSAHGNSAPTSAHNSQQTNHRENCEKSKTDDSDSSTGSRRVKSRQSSCSSSDSDDNSARSRASSRKPATDKAKASSNVGFVKNSGASTSSMTGSVDDGGGGSGRRKYRLRSSSYSQSSDDDSDRALPYVASNSVRNKGIPVASSSSNVSTAISGGSGGNVAVAASSVAGSLNCANSFATNGSSNAAGNAGCGNVTVVGVVRPHQRKPPSPQIFHHNGRNHNTSGLRDLSPATNGERFAAFVPQRSLHSSSATGNAAPEPQCDLSASHSENSMVLKNAVNRSLINDHYQQARNSNHANSITKVVNSPKLSGKASLTAVNSNVDSAKTGALASNDKSSLPTSNKTSKVGRKSKSPALAASNESPIKKKKGRKSKVKVPADGTDSDEDTPKTKPVPEKRRPGRPPSKRNDNAAEDADWNSSSRRKMADKFPSTAANVWCDRERRRSSIRSSFTTVDSDSEIEFPTATVKPTARVMPAVKRKEGGGSVRINRDSSCESMRNANDFNAVSDGIKGASVGVAKAQESPPKLDVECIAVQDKKKSDTLRKLFSRREEGGGKSGGKGKGGKGKCGVIVMESEVERKLLQRSSVVSPTSMASPPPPSPPPPQQSSSSSSSLNLPKMQDHIPDMASSPNLAPNDGGVGGSGNGVDSRYSEMSCIPSSAMDSGCSSTKIVNNNVGNTNIGSSSSSSSNHHYHHHHHHHHHHPNSGSGSGGGGNNSNETGVERIPKLTFNEAGKPSLICKIDLSKIPYILAKKRSEEIRIKSELPDTRQSSTNATLDSGTSAAGTSVMDMGNVPLIESITDRRRNSDYVASMTAAATSTVTPTCVMNTDTAPSVADMQQNDPHRERNKQHTRVASPVSSSHSRKKHSSKKAKSTKRKRYENEQEAVTVSSSPPPLPPTGQVAEEDDAVSIFATTTSTVHTPSVDTTDMDSSLSSDSEAKKHSAAAVGANLARSTNKNKKMSTASAPPDSAVHNNLLASCYPINLSDVQHTNVNAAVDAPSSGDDESWNSSDSSSCSNCSASSASCHDAGGSTSEKFSTKMGKRSSQYRGGGCGKKKKKKLRNEHSQRHSASVESGSAGGGGGAGAMNLMHLPNSGSGHERNAINEPTPTFNGYHQVAINDLVRPNVLTHHGIYYSYLEHKASEEINSESDNVSPNLYLMEAKRLKHAADTERDLVAQGMQYLEAILSFVLTGHVLERKNQMDTAFNMYSETLKLIVYISKKFRTLCANVTPSSIPNKIAILSLRCESILNLKLYTMRENEVKDVHNAVAEYFNKSVAVEACLISNPAGIPSPHSPTPSPASSVGSNSSGYSTGDRRSAGVSQCIAVPVNLHIALQKQHNFYSNLIASFSYWEEADKLIFSGGNKDFFIELDRFCGPLTLHSSLKDLVHYVRVGIQRLKAIISHNHGV; encoded by the exons ATGAAAGCGGGCAATTATTCGATGAAAGCAGTCGCGGATCTAAGTTCGAAATCTGG TTATGAACGAGAACGTTTGAGAGAACGCGAAAGAGAGGCTCGAGCTCAGATGACCTATGAAGCAGATCAACGTGCATCTCAAGATATGATGAATTCGGCGCCTCTATTCGGCGAAATTGTTCGC GTGAATCCAAAATCCAACGACAAAGAAAGACAACAAATCGAACGTAAATTAGGTCGATTCGAAGATGTCAAACACCTGTTAGCAGATCAAGACGTGACAAATCTTTTCGGCGTCGATGGACAGCCTCCACCCAGTCCGGCGCCCAGCATTTCTTCGAGCAGCTCGTCGTCGATCGTCGGTCACGAATTTAAAAAACCCAACGCCTGCCTTCAGACTCATCAGACGAAATCTTCgcatcatcaccatcaccatcatcatcatcattccaGCAGCAGCGCTCAAAG AAACTCTTTCGCCAAGCCCAGCGTCGAGGCCAAAATGTCGTACACGAATCGTGGCAATTTTTACCCCGGTGGTTCGTCAGCGTCAGCTAAACACGGCAACGTTACGTCTATCAACAACGTATCTTCGACGTTTTCGACCAAAAATGGCGGCTCAAACATAGCCCCAAATTTGTCACTAAGTGGCGGCAACAGTAATTCGCTCTCCGCGACCAATTATCATTACGGCGGTGCCGCATCCGGTAAGAATTCGTCGTCTATGAGTCACGATTACGCAAGCAGAATTCAGCACTCGATGGCGAAGAATTTGCCTAAGCTCAACTGCGAG GTACGAGATTCTTTGCGAGGTTTGGATTCTAACGACGATCATGCATCCATTTCCCAAACCAAtgtggaaaatattttggac GAAATGACTTCCGGAGTTAGAACACCGCTGACCGCAATCGCAGCTACACCGCGTAAAGAAGTGGAATCCAAATTCACTTTTAATCCGATTTCTGGAAAG gTCGAGTCTTTACTGCCGTTACCGAGAACATCGATCGATAAGG GTAGCAAAACGAGTACCGCGAATAATGCATTAGGACCTACAGTCGGGCGCAGCTCTTTCATGCCTTCTTCTTCGGCTTTTCGAAACGACCAAGTTACAAATGTGTTGCAGCCGTATTGTTTGACGAGTCCCGTATTACCTTCTGCGGGCGGTAGTAACGCTGTTGCCAGGAATGGCGGTTACGCTTATCCGGCATCCACCGCCTTAGTCGCTTCGTCATCTGCCAACAAAGAACGAATGGATTCGAGCGTCGTGTTGCC GAATTTGAAATCGGATCTCAGTTTGTCCGAGGATACGGACGATGGCGATGGCGCAGAAAATGACAACGACGAGGACGACAACGATTGCGACGAcgaagatgacgacgacgatgaagacgatgacgacgatgaagaTGACGAAGATGAACGGCGAATTCGAGGACGACGCCAGCATTCAAAGAGCGCTAGTGCGACGGACGAAAAAGACTGTAACAAg TACAAGATAGCGGCAGCAGCAGCAGTGGCTGGTGGTTCGGCTTTCACTACTAAAAAAGAGCCTATGTCGACGCCTCCTAAAATGGATGA TATGCGGAAAGACGAAGCTGGTGCGGCGAGCGAGATGAGAAATTCGTCCTCCAGCGACGACAGCGACTCCGATTCTGGTTCAGAGAGCGAAGACTCGAGCAGCGATTCGCCTTCACCTCCGTCGTTACCATTACCGGTGGTTACCGAACAGGAGGAAAGCAAACATcgttggaatttgaaaaatttcttgccTCCGTCGGCGCACGGTAATTCCGCGCCAACCTCCGCTCATAATTCGCAG CAGACCAATCATCGCGAGAATTGCGAAAAATCGAAAACGGACGATTCGGACAGTTCGACTGGTAGCCGGAGAGTAAAATCTAGACAAAGTTCGTGCAGTTCGTCGGATTCGGATGATAATAGCGCCAGGTCGCGCGCTTCGTCGCGTAAGCCGGCCACCGACAAAGCTAAAGCGAGTTCCAACGTCGGCTTCGTCAAGAATAGCGGCGCTAGCACGTCCTCGATGACCGGTTCCGTTGATGACGGCGGTGGTGGCAGCGGTCGACGAAAGTACAGACTTCGGTCATCTTCGTATTCGCAGTCCTCGGACGACGATTCGGATCGAGCTTTGCCTTACGTCGCTTCGAATTCTGTTCGCAACAAGGGTATTCCCGTCGCTAGCAGCAGCAGCAACGTCTCTACCGCAATATCCGGCGGTAGCGGCGGCAATGTGGCGGTGGCGGCTTCGTCAGTCGCCGGATCTTTGAATTGCGCCAATAGTTTCGCGACCAACGGCAGCAGCAACGCTGCCGGTAATGCCGGTTGCGGAAACGTAACGGTGGTTGGTGTGGTAAGGCCGCATCAAAGAAAACCACCGTCGCCGCAGATCTTCCATCACAACGGTAGAAATCACAACACGAGCGGACTGCGTGATCTATCTCCCGCCACCAACGGCGAACGCTTCGCCGCGTTCGTGCCGCAGCGATCGCTGCATTCGAGTAGCGCTACCGGTAACGCGGCGCCCGAACCGCAGTGCGATCTATCGGCCAGCCATTCGGAAAACAGCATGGTCTTGAAAAACGCCGTCAACAGATCTCTAATCAACGACCATTATCAGCAGGCTCGCAATAGCAATCACGCTAACAGCATTACCAAAGTCGTCAACAGCCCCAAACTGTCCGGCAAAGCGAGTCTCACTGCCGTCAATAGTAACGTCGACAGCGCCAAAACAGGCGCCCTCGCTTCCAACGACAAGTCGAGCTTGCCGACGTCGAATAAAACCTCCAAGGTCGGCCGCAAATCTAAATCTCCAGCGTTAGCAGCTTCCAACGAATCTCCGATCAAGAAAAAGAAAGGACGTAAAAGTAAGGTCAAAGTGCCAGCAGATGGAACCGACAGCGACGAGGATACGCCCAAA ACTAAACCGGTTCCGGAGAAGAGGAGGCCTGGTCGACCGCCTTCGAAGCGTAACGATAACGCAGCCGAAGATGCGGACTGGAATTCGAGTTCGAGGCGTAAAATGGCGGATAAATTTCCCAGCACGGCGGCGAACGTTTGGTGTGATCGCGAAAGACGTCGGAGTAGTATACGAAGCAGTTTTACCACCGTAGATTCGGACAGCGAAATAGAATTTCCAACGGCGACGGTAAAACCTACGGCTCGCGTAATGCCGGCTGTCAAGCGGAAGGAAGGCGGCGGCAGCGTACGCATCAATCGTGACTCCAGTTGCGAGTCGATGAGAAACGCCAACGATTTCAACGCTGTATCAGATGGCATCAAGGGTGCCAGCGTCGGCGTGGCTAAAGCGCAAGAAAGTCCTCCCAAGCTGGACGTCGAATGTATAGCTGTTCAAGATAAAAAGAAGAGCGACACGTTGAGAAAGTTATTTTCGCGACGCGAAGAAGGCGGTGGCAAAAGTGGCGGCAAGGGCAAAGGGGGTAAAGGAAAGTGCGGCGTCATCGTGATGGAATCCGAAGTTGAGCGCAAACTGTTGCAACGGTCGTCGGTGGTTAGTCCTACTTCGATGGCCTCGCCACCACCACCGTCGCCGCCACCACCGCAgcagtcgtcgtcgtcttcttcttcgttgaatttaccaaaaatgcaagATCACATTCCGGACATGGCGTCTTCGCCTAATTTAGCGCCAAACGACGGCGGCGTAGGTGGAAGCGGAAACGGTGTTGACAGCAGGTATTCGGAAATGTCGTGTATTCCGTCTTCGGCGATGGATAGCGGCTGCTCGtctaccaaaattgtcaacaacaACGTCGGCAATACTAATATTGGTagtagcagcagcagcagcagtaaTCATCACTACCAccatcatcaccatcaccatcatcatcatccaaatagcggcagcggcagcggcGGCGGTGGCAACAACAGCAATGAAACCGGCGTCGAACGTATCCCCAAATTAACATTCAACGAGGCTGGCAAGCCTTCGTTAATATGTAAAATCGACCTGAGCAAGATACCTTATATTTTAGCGAAGAAACGATCGGAAGAAATTCGGATTAAATCCGAACTACCCGACACCAGGCAATCTTCGACAAACGCTACGCTAGACAGCGGCACTAGTGCGGCGGGTACGTCTGTCATGGATATGGGTAATGTGCCTTTGATCGAATCGATTACGGATCGCCGTCGTAATAGCGATTATGTCGCTTCGATGACTGCAGCAGCAACGTCTACCGTCACGCCTACATGTGTCATGAATACGGATACGGCGCCGTCGGTGGCGGACATGCAACAAAATGACCCGCATCGCGAGCGTAATAAACAACATACGAGGGTAGCGTCGCCGGTGTCGTCGTCGCATTCGCGTAAAAAGCATTCGTCCAAGAAAGCGAAAAGCACCAAACGTAAACGTTACGAGAATGAGCAGGAAGCGGTGACGGTTTCGTCATCGCCGCCGCCACTGCCGCCGACTGGTCAAGTTGCCGAAGAAGATGACGCGGTTTCGATATTCGCGACCACCACGTCCACCGTTCATACGCCTTCGGTGGACACGACTGATATGGATTCTTCGTTATCGAGCGATTCGGAAGCCAAAAAGCATTCCGCTGCCGCTGTCGGCGCCAACCTCGCGCGTTCCAccaataaaaataagaaaatgtctACCGCATCCGCGCCTCCCGATTCCGCCGTGCATAACAATCTATTGGCATC GTGCTATCCTATCAATTTGAGCGACGTTCAACACACGAATGTGAACGCTGCGGTTGATGCGCCGAGTTCGGGAGACGACGAATCGTGGAATAGCTCGGATAGCAGCAGTTGCAGTAACTGCTCGGCGTCGTCGGCCTCTTGTCACGATGCCGGTGGCAGTACCAGTGAAAAATTCTCCACCAAAATGGGCAAACGCTCTTCTCAATATCGCGGCGGCGGTTGCggcaagaagaaaaagaaaaagctgcGAAACGAACATTCGCAACGTCACTCCGCTTCG GTGGAAAGTGGCAGTGCtggcggcggtggcggcgcGGGCGCGATGAATTTGATGCACTTACCAAACAGCGGTAGCGGTCACGAAAGAAACGCCATTAACGAGCCGACGCCCACGTTCAACGGCTATCACCAAGTGGCCATTAACGATTTAGTTCGACCTAACGTGCTTACGCATCACGGTATCTATTATTCTTACCTGGAACATAAAGCCTCCGAAGAAATTAATTCCGAATCGGACAA CGTGAGCCCTAATTTATATCTGATGGAAGCCAAACGTCTGAAACATGCGGCCGATACGGAAAGAGATCTGGTTGCGCAAGGAATGCAGTATTTGGAAGCGATTCTGTCGTTCGTGCTGACTGGGCACGTGTTGGAACGTAAAAATCAAATGGACACCGCCTTCAATATGTACAGCGAAACTTTGAAACTGATTGT GtatatttcgaagaaatttcgTACTTTATGCGCTAACGTTACCCCGTCCAGCATACCGAATAAGATTGCCATATTAAG CTTACGATGCGAatccattttgaatttaaagttGTACACGATGCGGGAAAACGAGGTTAAAGACGTACACAACGCAGTCGCCGAGTATTTCAACAAG TCGGTCGCGGTCGAAGCGTGTTTGATTTCGAATCCGGCTGGCATTCCGAGTCCGCATTCGCCAACCCCTTCGCCAGCCAGTTCAGTCGGAAGTAATTCGTCCGGCTACAGTACCGGCGATCGCAGATCGGCCGGGGTATCCCAGTGCATCGCCGTTCCAGTCAATCTTCACATCGCCCTGCAGAAGCAGCATAACTTCTACTCGAATTTAATCGCGTCTTTCAGCTACTGGGAAGAAGCGGATAAACTCATATTTTCTGGTGGAAATAAAG ATTTCTTCATCGAATTGGACAGATTTTGCGGACCGCTTACCTTACACAGTTCTTTAAAAGATCTCGTGCATTACGTACGTGTCGGTATTCAGAGACTGAAAGCCATCATAAGTCACAATCACGGCGTATGA